A segment of the Luteibaculum oceani genome:
ACTACGCTCGGTGGCATCGAAACGAGAGTGGAAATCTTGAGCTACAGTTTGAATTTTATGAAAGGCAATGAAATCTCCTAAAAGCCCATTAAGCTTGAATCGCAATTTTGAGGGTTCATATTTATCGGGAGCATGGAAATTGAGAACAAAGTCACTCGCGTGAACACCAGCATCTGTTCTGCCACATCCTATAACATCAATCTTTTCTTGGAAAAGGGTTTGCAGAGCATTTTCAATTTCCCCTTGCACAGAAATGGCATTGGGCTGAATTTGCCATCCATGAAAATGCGTTCCTACAAATGATATTTTTGCTGCGTAATTTTCCACCGCAACAAAACTAAGCTACTTATGCAAATTGCCATTATTTCTGATACCCATAGTTACCTCGATAACAAAATTTGGAAGTATTTAAACGAGGTGGATGAAATTTGGCATGCTGGAGATGTGGGTGCAAAAACGGTAATTGACCAGCTGGAAAAATTAGGAAAACCCCTACGAGGAGTGTACGGCAACATCGACAACCATGAAATTCGAAAGATATTTCCTGAATTTCAATACTTCGATATCCAAGGACTACGAATTGGAATGACGCACATTGCCGGTAACCCAGGACGCTATCCAAGTAAGATAAAAGATTGGTTTAAGCAGCACCCCTGCGATCTATTTATTTGCGGGCACAGTCATATACTAAAAGTAACTCGAGACAAGGAATTTGGACACCTTCACATGAATCCAGGTGCCGCAGGTAGGCATGGATTTCATCAAACCAAAACTATTCTGCTTTTGGATATTAATAATGGAAAACCAGAAAATTTACGGGTTGTTGAACTGGGGCCTCGCGCTAAAATTTAACGCAACCTATCCATTGATCGGATAAGTTCTTCATCCTTTTTAATGGATCGATTAGCCAATATTAAAAAGGCGATTGCTATTACCGGAAGATACGAACCCAAGTTGTAAACTACCTCTATTTTACCCATAGACTCCTCCATAAAGTCTTTAATCGACCCCATGTTAATGTACATTACAACGGTTAAAACAAGAAGGAAGAAATAGGATATGTGCCCTAAACGAAGTTGTAGTCTTCTATTGTTATAGCGTGTTATCATAAATAAGATTACCAATGCAACGAGGTTTGCCGCTATTCCCCCAAATCGTAAAAAGTATAAAGGGGCTCCTCCCATTTCATTTCCAACAAACTGATAAGGCATTAACTCCCAGGTAGTATCATTAAAAGAAAAATTAGCTAAAGAGAAAAAATTAAAAAGCACCAATGCTACAAAAGCAAGTAACATGTATATCGTTTGGATTCGCTGCCACATAAGATTTTTCGGGCAAATATAGGTTTCAACACGGGTCTGTTAAAACATATCTTATTTTTTTTAGTTAACTTATGCGTGCTACATGGAAATTTGTCTATTATTGCAGGCAAGAGACAGTTACTAAGTTTCCTTTCACTGTCGAATCCACAAAGTCTTAATTGATTTTTCCA
Coding sequences within it:
- a CDS encoding metallophosphoesterase family protein, with the protein product MQIAIISDTHSYLDNKIWKYLNEVDEIWHAGDVGAKTVIDQLEKLGKPLRGVYGNIDNHEIRKIFPEFQYFDIQGLRIGMTHIAGNPGRYPSKIKDWFKQHPCDLFICGHSHILKVTRDKEFGHLHMNPGAAGRHGFHQTKTILLLDINNGKPENLRVVELGPRAKI
- a CDS encoding DUF4293 domain-containing protein, whose amino-acid sequence is MWQRIQTIYMLLAFVALVLFNFFSLANFSFNDTTWELMPYQFVGNEMGGAPLYFLRFGGIAANLVALVILFMITRYNNRRLQLRLGHISYFFLLVLTVVMYINMGSIKDFMEESMGKIEVVYNLGSYLPVIAIAFLILANRSIKKDEELIRSMDRLR